One genomic region from Roseofilum reptotaenium CS-1145 encodes:
- a CDS encoding DUF3177 family protein, whose translation MDWMRSLIWMDYRLVALVGIGIPLVLLIWSLVKQSAALIRLMIIYWRVASLLIISLYLMIGGAPIGFVSSISARILIPISLWFWIDLNEEIEDMPPSRALKLAFTAWRWAVTILMGIGAIAQLPSLQCAFLPTQELIQNDFCRLWLEAPWGYKLLFHNATSERFLGFVGILGLLIYTAYLSYFLLIRLGKQGRTAVGQ comes from the coding sequence ATGGATTGGATGCGATCGCTGATTTGGATGGACTATCGGTTAGTGGCACTGGTGGGGATCGGTATTCCCTTGGTACTGCTGATTTGGTCGCTGGTGAAACAGTCTGCCGCCCTGATCCGCCTGATGATTATCTATTGGCGGGTGGCTAGTTTACTGATTATCTCCCTTTATTTGATGATTGGGGGAGCGCCCATTGGCTTTGTCAGTTCTATATCCGCCCGGATTTTGATTCCTATATCCCTCTGGTTTTGGATTGACTTGAATGAGGAAATTGAGGATATGCCCCCGTCTCGTGCCCTGAAACTGGCTTTTACGGCTTGGCGCTGGGCGGTAACGATATTGATGGGGATTGGGGCGATCGCCCAATTACCCTCGCTACAATGCGCTTTTTTGCCTACGCAAGAATTAATCCAAAATGACTTTTGCCGACTCTGGTTAGAAGCACCTTGGGGTTATAAACTATTATTCCACAATGCCACCAGCGAACGTTTCTTAGGCTTTGTGGGTATCCTAGGATTGCTGATTTATACGGCTTATCTGAGCTATTTTCTCCTGATTCGCCTCGGGAAACAAGGGCGAACAGCCGTTGGCCAATAA
- a CDS encoding PLP-dependent cysteine synthase family protein translates to MNTVKSIKFIDSIGHTPLVDLSDCCHPNSAKLYAKCEFLNPGYSMKDRIAQYILNQAEANEKLTKGDTIVCASSGNTGCSFALLASLKGYNIIVVTSEKCSLEKQKHIRSFNAQLIVVGKGNDYMEYAHQLADKNGYFKVDQYNNPNNPETYYKTLGPEIWEQTNGRITHFVMTGSTFGCITGTAKFLKKKNNQIKVILADPLHSNIYEYYYHAYCQHQSDYIVNKKQPYIIEGAGKYKPTKCLDFSLIDKVIQVSDEQAISMCHK, encoded by the coding sequence ATGAATACAGTAAAATCCATAAAATTCATTGATTCTATTGGCCATACTCCTTTAGTAGATTTGAGTGATTGCTGCCATCCTAATTCAGCAAAATTGTATGCAAAATGCGAATTTTTGAATCCAGGGTATAGCATGAAAGACCGCATTGCCCAATACATTCTCAACCAAGCTGAAGCCAATGAAAAGTTAACCAAGGGAGATACTATTGTTTGTGCTTCTAGTGGAAATACTGGATGTAGTTTTGCTCTGTTGGCAAGTTTGAAAGGATATAATATTATTGTTGTTACTTCTGAAAAATGCAGCCTAGAGAAGCAAAAGCATATTCGTTCTTTCAATGCTCAATTGATAGTGGTAGGTAAAGGAAATGATTATATGGAATATGCCCATCAATTAGCTGACAAAAATGGGTATTTTAAGGTCGATCAATATAATAATCCCAACAACCCGGAAACTTATTATAAAACATTAGGGCCTGAAATTTGGGAACAAACGAATGGTAGAATTACTCATTTTGTAATGACTGGATCTACTTTTGGTTGTATTACTGGTACAGCCAAGTTTCTAAAGAAAAAAAATAACCAAATCAAAGTTATTCTAGCCGATCCTTTACATTCCAATATTTATGAGTATTATTATCATGCATATTGTCAACATCAATCCGATTATATTGTGAATAAAAAGCAGCCTTATATTATAGAAGGAGCAGGCAAATATAAACCAACAAAATGCTTGGATTTTTCTCTGATTGATAAAGTTATTCAAGTTTCCGATGAACAAGCAATTTCGATGTGTCATAAATGA
- a CDS encoding COG3904 family protein, protein MANNKFKCIMTDNRSIYSLSSIVSLGLIILTGCAESNIPLLEIEVNDGSFVAYGVIDRSAISTFEMATKDNRAIKTLVLQWVPGSIDDTANLELARMVRDMGFTTVVPEDGLVSSGGTDLFLAGVQRDIQQGACLGVHSWGDGDSLDGRDFPRDADVHQPYLDYYSEMGIPQDFYWFTLEKAPVDGMHWMLPTEIQQYMLETSDARGETLSEMNEEICGERDEQAWLERSNSSDR, encoded by the coding sequence TTGGCCAATAATAAATTTAAATGCATCATGACAGATAACAGAAGCATCTACAGCCTATCGTCAATAGTCTCTCTAGGACTGATAATACTTACTGGCTGCGCAGAATCTAACATTCCCCTCCTTGAAATTGAAGTGAATGATGGCTCTTTCGTTGCCTATGGCGTTATAGACCGCAGTGCCATTTCCACGTTTGAGATGGCAACCAAGGACAATCGAGCGATCAAAACACTGGTTTTGCAGTGGGTGCCTGGTTCCATTGATGATACGGCTAATCTAGAGCTGGCGAGAATGGTGCGAGATATGGGGTTTACAACCGTAGTTCCAGAAGATGGACTAGTGTCTTCAGGCGGTACCGATCTATTTCTAGCAGGTGTGCAAAGAGATATTCAGCAGGGAGCTTGTCTCGGCGTGCATTCCTGGGGGGATGGTGATAGCCTTGACGGCCGAGACTTCCCTCGTGATGCAGATGTGCATCAACCCTATCTGGACTATTACAGCGAGATGGGTATTCCTCAGGATTTTTATTGGTTTACTCTTGAAAAAGCTCCAGTGGATGGTATGCACTGGATGCTACCTACAGAAATCCAGCAGTATATGCTGGAAACAAGTGATGCACGGGGTGAGACCTTAAGCGAGATGAATGAAGAAATCTGTGGAGAGCGGGATGAGCAAGCCTGGCTTGAGAGATCGAACTCCTCTGATCGTTGA
- a CDS encoding class I SAM-dependent methyltransferase — protein MYKIKKLYGSQQGDEFFELELADGERKTVNIWDYSTLYSYPHLYEYLILEQLECKVYLVLEDFLSSIKDTKQWRILDIACGSGLMGKFLKTQSSISVELLIGIDILPIAITALHRDNPHIYDQTYIVGQYKQDALKEEQFNCLIVSGGANHLEISDYESYLDLLQESSYLIFNLTNNQNDRRRMEILQWINARLNCRGNIIYEHRKLMNGSSVKPEAFIYQK, from the coding sequence ATGTATAAAATCAAAAAACTATATGGTTCCCAACAAGGTGATGAATTTTTTGAACTTGAACTAGCTGATGGAGAGCGGAAAACAGTAAATATTTGGGATTACTCTACTTTATATTCCTATCCTCATTTATATGAGTATCTAATTTTAGAACAACTCGAATGCAAAGTCTATTTAGTCCTAGAAGACTTTTTGTCTTCTATCAAAGATACCAAACAATGGCGGATCTTAGATATTGCTTGTGGTAGTGGATTGATGGGTAAATTTTTAAAGACTCAAAGTTCTATTTCCGTTGAACTACTGATTGGTATTGATATTTTACCTATAGCTATTACAGCACTGCATCGAGATAATCCACACATTTATGACCAGACCTATATAGTTGGACAATATAAACAGGATGCTTTAAAAGAAGAGCAGTTTAATTGTTTGATTGTTAGTGGAGGTGCGAATCACTTAGAAATTTCTGATTATGAGAGCTATCTTGATTTATTACAGGAGTCTAGTTATCTTATTTTTAATTTAACTAATAATCAGAATGACAGGCGTAGAATGGAGATTTTGCAGTGGATCAATGCTCGTTTGAATTGTCGTGGGAATATCATTTATGAGCATCGAAAATTAATGAATGGTTCCAGTGTAAAACCAGAAGCATTTATTTATCAAAAATAA
- a CDS encoding ParA family protein, producing MGHIISTVNMKGGVGKTTLTVNLAACLAKYHDKRVLIVDLDTQISATLSMMSPSDFAKLRRDQRTLRELVKKAINPAAKAAFPIQDIIIPYACNVPKLHLLPGDIDMYDEFSVSEMIYEKAVYREQVSFETVWNRFERVLVEGILKPIIDEYDYIILDCAPGYNLLTRSALTASDFYLLPARPEPLSLIGIQLLERRLAKLREVHQDEHPLDIQMLGIVFTMAGGFIGRYYRQVMNRVRTDYSEAKLFKTRIPSDVNVSKSVDSYLPVVIAHPHSRGSKAFQKLTEELLDKLSTTISRKQQQSSVKMSDL from the coding sequence ATGGGACATATTATTTCAACTGTCAATATGAAAGGAGGGGTTGGCAAAACCACCCTCACGGTTAATCTAGCGGCGTGTCTTGCCAAATACCACGACAAGCGGGTTTTGATTGTCGATTTAGATACTCAAATCAGCGCCACCCTCAGTATGATGTCACCCTCCGACTTTGCTAAACTCAGGCGAGATCAACGCACGTTAAGAGAACTGGTCAAAAAAGCAATTAATCCAGCCGCTAAAGCTGCTTTTCCGATCCAAGATATCATCATTCCCTATGCCTGTAACGTCCCCAAACTCCATTTGCTGCCTGGGGACATTGATATGTATGATGAATTTTCAGTTTCAGAAATGATTTATGAAAAAGCCGTTTATCGGGAACAAGTCAGTTTTGAAACTGTGTGGAATCGCTTTGAGAGAGTCTTGGTTGAGGGGATCTTAAAACCCATCATCGACGAATATGATTACATTATTTTAGATTGTGCCCCTGGCTATAATCTCTTAACTCGCAGTGCCCTGACTGCCAGCGATTTTTACTTACTCCCCGCTCGTCCAGAACCCTTATCATTAATCGGGATTCAGCTTTTAGAGCGTCGGTTAGCCAAACTGCGAGAAGTCCATCAAGATGAACATCCCCTAGATATTCAAATGCTTGGCATTGTCTTCACCATGGCTGGCGGATTTATCGGCCGCTATTATCGCCAAGTCATGAACCGGGTACGTACAGATTATAGTGAGGCGAAACTGTTTAAAACTCGCATCCCTTCCGATGTAAATGTCTCGAAATCTGTCGATAGTTATTTACCAGTGGTCATAGCTCATCCCCATAGCCGTGGCTCTAAAGCCTTTCAAAAATTGACGGAGGAATTATTAGATAAACTCAGTACCACCATTTCCCGTAAACAACAACAATCTTCGGTTAAAATGTCAGATTTATAG